From one Streptomyces sp. CA-210063 genomic stretch:
- a CDS encoding GntR family transcriptional regulator — protein MTSAPVVHSLREQIREHIVEGIVSGRWKPGERIVERRIATELEVSQTPVREALRELESLRLIESAPNKGVRVRNLTAADLEESYPVRAGLEAIAAELAAERLAEDCSALEPHVAALYEADRNADGTSQVRHTVGFHRAMVRAAGNSVLLHTWEGLGIEVFTALSIRWLGTVQQSYAEEHQALVEAFQRRDPEIGRLVKEHVLGCAPRAAGDSA, from the coding sequence ATGACCTCCGCGCCCGTCGTCCACTCGCTGCGCGAACAGATCCGCGAGCACATCGTGGAGGGGATCGTGAGCGGGCGGTGGAAGCCGGGTGAGCGGATCGTGGAGCGGCGGATCGCGACGGAGCTGGAGGTCAGCCAGACACCGGTACGGGAGGCGTTGCGCGAGCTGGAGTCGCTGCGGTTGATCGAATCCGCGCCGAACAAGGGCGTACGGGTACGGAATCTGACCGCGGCCGACCTGGAGGAGAGTTACCCCGTACGGGCCGGGCTGGAGGCGATCGCGGCGGAGCTGGCGGCGGAGAGGCTGGCCGAGGACTGCTCGGCGCTCGAACCACACGTCGCCGCCCTGTACGAGGCCGACCGCAACGCCGACGGCACGTCCCAGGTACGCCACACCGTCGGCTTCCACCGCGCCATGGTCCGCGCCGCCGGCAACTCCGTCCTCCTGCACACCTGGGAGGGGCTGGGCATCGAGGTGTTCACGGCACTGTCCATCCGCTGGCTGGGGACGGTCCAGCAGTCGTACGCGGAGGAGCACCAGGCCCTGGTCGAGGCGTTCCAGCGGCGGGACCCGGAGATCGGCCGCCTGGTGAAGGAGCATGTGCTGGGGTGCGCTCCCCGCGCCGCCGGCGATTCCGCCTGA
- the sucB gene encoding 2-oxoglutarate dehydrogenase, E2 component, dihydrolipoamide succinyltransferase, translating into MAVSVTLPALGESVTEGTVTRWLKAEGERVEADEPLLEVSTDKVDTEIPSPAAGILASIKVAEDETVEVGAELALIDDGTGAPAAAPAPAAEPAAAPEPAPQATPSTEQAAPAPAPTAEATAGAGSAEGTDVVLPALGESVTEGTVTRWLKEVGDSVEADEPLLEVSTDKVDTEIPAPTSGVLLEITVAEDETAEVGAKLAVIGAPGAAPAAAPAPAAPAPAPAAAAPAPAAPAPAPAAPPAPAPAPAPAAPAAPAPAPAAAAPAAPAPAPAPVAPAPAAVPAAAKATDEGAYVTPLVRKLAAENGVDLGAVKGTGVGGRIRKQDVIAAAEAAKAAAAAPAPTTAAAPAAKKAPALEASPLRGQTIKMPRIRKVIGDNMVKALHEQAQLSSVVEVDVTRLMKLRARAKDAFAAREGVKLSPMPFFVKAAAQALKAHAPVNAKINEGEGTITYFDTENIGIAVDSEKGLMTPVIKHAGDLNIAGIAKATAELAGKVRANKITPDELSGATFTISNTGSRGALFDTIIVPPGQVAILGIGATVKRPAVIETEEGTVIGIRDMTYLTLSYDHRLVDGADAARYLTAVKAILEAGEFEVELGL; encoded by the coding sequence ATGGCGGTTTCCGTAACCCTTCCGGCGCTCGGCGAGAGCGTCACCGAGGGCACTGTCACCCGCTGGCTGAAGGCCGAGGGTGAGCGCGTAGAGGCCGACGAGCCGCTGCTCGAGGTGTCGACCGACAAGGTCGACACCGAGATCCCCTCCCCGGCCGCCGGCATCCTGGCGTCCATCAAGGTCGCCGAGGACGAGACCGTCGAGGTCGGCGCCGAGCTGGCCCTGATCGACGACGGCACGGGCGCGCCCGCCGCCGCCCCCGCCCCGGCCGCCGAGCCGGCCGCCGCTCCGGAGCCGGCCCCGCAGGCCACGCCCTCCACCGAGCAGGCCGCCCCCGCGCCGGCCCCGACCGCCGAGGCCACCGCCGGCGCCGGCTCCGCCGAGGGCACCGACGTGGTCCTCCCGGCGCTCGGCGAGTCCGTCACCGAGGGCACCGTCACCCGCTGGCTCAAGGAGGTCGGCGACTCCGTCGAGGCCGACGAGCCCCTCCTCGAGGTCTCCACGGACAAGGTCGACACCGAGATCCCGGCGCCCACCTCCGGTGTGCTCCTGGAGATCACGGTCGCCGAGGACGAGACCGCCGAGGTCGGCGCCAAGCTGGCCGTCATCGGCGCCCCGGGTGCCGCTCCGGCGGCTGCCCCGGCCCCGGCCGCCCCGGCTCCGGCGCCCGCCGCCGCTGCCCCGGCCCCGGCTGCTCCCGCGCCCGCCCCGGCCGCCCCTCCGGCTCCGGCTCCGGCCCCCGCGCCGGCCGCCCCCGCCGCTCCGGCTCCGGCGCCCGCCGCCGCTGCTCCGGCCGCGCCGGCTCCCGCGCCCGCTCCGGTCGCCCCGGCTCCGGCCGCTGTTCCCGCGGCGGCCAAGGCCACGGACGAGGGCGCGTACGTCACCCCGCTGGTGCGCAAGCTCGCCGCCGAGAACGGTGTCGACCTGGGCGCCGTCAAGGGCACCGGCGTCGGCGGTCGTATCCGCAAGCAGGACGTCATCGCCGCCGCCGAGGCCGCGAAGGCCGCTGCCGCCGCTCCGGCGCCGACCACCGCCGCCGCTCCGGCCGCCAAGAAGGCGCCGGCCCTGGAGGCCTCTCCCCTCCGTGGCCAGACCATCAAGATGCCGCGCATCCGCAAGGTCATCGGCGACAACATGGTCAAGGCGCTGCACGAGCAGGCGCAGCTGTCGTCGGTCGTCGAGGTCGACGTCACGCGCCTGATGAAGCTGCGCGCCCGGGCCAAGGACGCGTTCGCGGCCCGTGAGGGTGTGAAGCTCTCCCCGATGCCGTTCTTCGTCAAGGCCGCGGCCCAGGCGCTGAAGGCCCATGCGCCCGTCAACGCCAAGATCAACGAGGGCGAGGGCACGATCACCTACTTCGACACCGAGAACATCGGTATCGCGGTGGACTCCGAGAAGGGCCTGATGACCCCGGTCATCAAGCACGCCGGTGACCTCAACATCGCCGGTATCGCCAAGGCCACGGCGGAGCTGGCCGGCAAGGTCCGCGCCAACAAGATCACGCCCGACGAGCTGTCCGGCGCGACCTTCACGATCTCCAACACCGGTTCGCGCGGCGCGCTCTTCGACACGATCATCGTGCCGCCGGGCCAGGTCGCGATCCTCGGCATCGGCGCCACGGTCAAGCGCCCCGCCGTGATCGAGACGGAGGAGGGCACGGTCATCGGCATCCGCGACATGACCTACCTGACCCTCTCCTACGACCACCGTCTGGTCGACGGCGCCGACGCGGCCCGTTACCTGACGGCCGTCAAGGCGATCCTGGAGGCGGGCGAGTTCGAGGTCGAGCTGGGCCTGTAA
- the lpdA gene encoding dihydrolipoyl dehydrogenase → MANDASTVFDLVILGGGSGGYAAALRGAQLGLDVALIEKDKVGGTCLHRGCIPTKALLHAGEIADQARESEQFGVKATFEGIDVPAVHKYKDGVISGLYKGLQGLIASRKVTYIEGEGRLSSPTSVDVNGQRVQGRHVLLATGSVPKSLPGLEIDGNRIISSDHALVLDRVPKSAIVLGGGVIGVEFASAWKSFGSDVTVIEGLKHLVPVEDENSSKLLERAFRKRGIKFNLGTFFSKAEYTQDGVKVTLADGKEFEAEVLLVAVGRGPVSAGLGYDEQGVAMDRGYVLVDEYMRTNVPTISAVGDLVPTLQLAHVGFAEGILVAERLAGLKTVPIDYDGVPRVTYCHPEVASVGITEAKAKEIYGADKVVALKYNLAGNGKSKILNTSGEIKLVQVKDGAVVGVHMVGDRMGEQVGEAQLIYNWEALPAEVAQLIHAHPTQNEAMGEAHLALAGKPLHSHD, encoded by the coding sequence GTGGCGAACGACGCCAGCACCGTTTTCGACCTAGTGATCCTCGGCGGTGGTAGCGGTGGTTACGCCGCGGCCCTGCGCGGGGCTCAGCTGGGCCTGGACGTCGCCCTGATCGAGAAGGACAAGGTCGGCGGTACCTGCCTGCACCGGGGGTGCATCCCCACCAAGGCCCTGCTGCACGCGGGCGAGATCGCCGACCAGGCCCGCGAGAGCGAGCAGTTCGGTGTGAAGGCCACCTTCGAGGGCATCGACGTCCCGGCCGTGCACAAGTACAAGGACGGGGTGATCTCCGGCCTGTACAAGGGTCTGCAGGGGCTCATCGCCTCCCGCAAGGTCACCTACATCGAGGGTGAGGGCCGCCTGTCCTCCCCGACCTCCGTCGACGTGAACGGCCAGCGCGTCCAGGGCCGCCACGTCCTGCTGGCGACCGGCTCCGTGCCGAAGTCGCTGCCGGGCCTGGAGATCGACGGCAACCGCATCATCTCCTCGGACCACGCCCTCGTCCTGGACCGTGTACCGAAGTCGGCGATCGTCCTCGGCGGCGGTGTCATCGGCGTCGAGTTCGCCTCCGCCTGGAAGTCCTTCGGTTCGGACGTCACGGTCATCGAGGGCCTCAAGCACCTCGTCCCCGTCGAGGACGAGAACTCCTCCAAGCTTCTTGAGCGCGCCTTCCGCAAGCGCGGCATCAAGTTCAACCTGGGCACCTTCTTCTCGAAGGCCGAGTACACCCAGGACGGTGTCAAGGTCACCCTTGCCGACGGCAAGGAGTTCGAGGCCGAGGTGCTGCTGGTGGCCGTGGGCCGCGGGCCCGTCTCCGCCGGTCTCGGCTACGACGAGCAGGGCGTCGCGATGGACCGCGGCTACGTCCTCGTCGACGAGTACATGCGCACGAACGTCCCGACCATCTCCGCCGTCGGTGACCTGGTCCCGACGCTCCAGCTCGCGCACGTCGGCTTCGCCGAGGGCATCCTGGTGGCGGAGCGTCTGGCCGGCCTGAAGACCGTTCCGATCGACTACGACGGTGTGCCGCGGGTGACGTACTGCCACCCGGAGGTCGCTTCCGTGGGTATCACCGAGGCCAAGGCCAAGGAGATCTACGGCGCGGACAAGGTCGTCGCTCTGAAGTACAACCTTGCGGGCAACGGCAAGAGCAAGATCCTCAACACCTCGGGCGAGATCAAGCTCGTCCAGGTGAAGGACGGTGCCGTGGTCGGCGTCCACATGGTCGGCGACCGCATGGGCGAGCAGGTCGGCGAAGCCCAGCTGATCTACAACTGGGAGGCGCTCCCCGCCGAGGTCGCCCAGCTCATCCACGCCCACCCGACGCAGAACGAGGCGATGGGCGAGGCCCACCTGGCCCTGGCCGGCAAGCCGCTGCACTCGCACGACTGA
- a CDS encoding leucyl aminopeptidase — MTALTLSTAAASGLRADAIVVGVAKGAKGPVIAPGAEAVDKAYDGKLAGVLTTLGASGAEGEVTKLPAPSGFKAPLVVAVGLGSVPEKDVSFGAETLRRAAGAAARALSGTKKAAFALPVEDADAVGAIAEGALLGAYSFDVYKETAPSRNAPKAKNGKAPLAEVALLGAKPRDKAHKAAAERAIAVTEELNRARDLINTPPNDLDPEAFAAVAQTAAKEHGIKVTVLDEKALAKGGYGGILGVGAGSAATPRLVQLSYTSPKAQKHLAFVGKGITYDSGGISLKPAGHNETMKCDMSGAAAVFAAVVAAARLGLEVNITGWLALAENMPSGSATRPGDVLRMYSGKTVEVLNTDAEGRLVLADALAKASEDKPDAIIDVATLTGAMMLALGNRTFGIMANDDAFRSAVHEAAEESGEPAWPMPLPDHLRKGMDSPTADIANMGERYGGGLVAGLFLKEFVGEGITWAHLDIAGPAFNEGGPFGYTPKGGTGTAVRTLVRLAERAASGDLG, encoded by the coding sequence GTGACTGCTCTCACTCTCAGCACCGCCGCCGCGTCGGGCCTCCGTGCCGACGCGATCGTGGTCGGTGTCGCGAAGGGCGCCAAAGGCCCGGTCATCGCGCCGGGTGCCGAGGCCGTGGACAAGGCATACGACGGCAAGCTGGCCGGCGTCCTGACGACCCTCGGCGCCTCGGGCGCGGAGGGCGAGGTGACGAAGCTGCCCGCGCCGTCCGGTTTCAAGGCGCCGCTCGTGGTGGCGGTGGGCCTGGGCTCGGTGCCCGAGAAGGACGTCTCGTTCGGCGCGGAGACGCTGCGCCGCGCGGCCGGTGCCGCGGCCCGTGCCCTGTCCGGTACGAAGAAGGCCGCGTTCGCGCTGCCCGTCGAGGACGCCGACGCCGTGGGCGCCATCGCCGAGGGCGCGCTGCTCGGCGCGTACTCGTTCGACGTCTACAAGGAGACCGCGCCTTCGAGGAACGCCCCGAAGGCGAAGAACGGCAAGGCGCCGCTCGCCGAGGTCGCCCTGCTCGGCGCCAAGCCCCGGGACAAGGCCCACAAGGCGGCCGCCGAGCGCGCGATCGCGGTGACCGAGGAGCTGAACCGCGCCCGCGACCTGATCAACACCCCGCCGAACGACCTCGACCCGGAGGCCTTCGCCGCCGTCGCGCAGACCGCGGCCAAGGAGCACGGCATCAAGGTGACCGTGCTCGACGAGAAGGCGCTCGCCAAGGGCGGCTACGGCGGCATCCTCGGCGTCGGCGCGGGCTCGGCGGCGACGCCCCGGCTGGTGCAGCTGTCGTACACCAGCCCCAAGGCGCAGAAGCACCTGGCGTTCGTCGGCAAGGGCATCACGTACGACTCGGGCGGTATCTCGCTCAAGCCCGCCGGGCACAACGAGACGATGAAGTGCGACATGAGCGGCGCGGCCGCCGTGTTCGCCGCGGTGGTCGCCGCCGCGCGCCTCGGCCTCGAGGTCAACATCACGGGCTGGCTCGCCCTCGCCGAGAACATGCCGTCCGGCTCCGCCACCCGCCCGGGTGACGTGCTGCGCATGTACAGCGGCAAGACGGTGGAGGTCCTGAACACCGACGCGGAGGGCCGGCTCGTCCTGGCCGACGCGCTCGCCAAGGCGTCCGAGGACAAGCCGGACGCGATCATCGACGTGGCGACGCTGACCGGGGCGATGATGCTGGCGCTGGGCAACCGGACGTTCGGGATCATGGCCAACGACGACGCGTTCCGTTCCGCGGTGCACGAGGCGGCGGAGGAGTCCGGGGAGCCGGCCTGGCCCATGCCGCTGCCGGACCACCTGCGCAAGGGCATGGACTCGCCGACCGCCGACATCGCGAACATGGGTGAGCGGTACGGCGGTGGGCTGGTCGCCGGGTTGTTCCTGAAGGAGTTCGTGGGCGAGGGGATCACCTGGGCGCACCTGGACATCGCGGGGCCGGCGTTCAACGAGGGGGGTCCCTTCGGGTACACGCCCAAGGGTGGGACCGGGACGGCTGTTCGGACTCTGGTGCGGCTGGCCGAGCGGGCTGCCTCCGGCGACCTGGGGTGA